The following nucleotide sequence is from Paroedura picta isolate Pp20150507F chromosome 1, Ppicta_v3.0, whole genome shotgun sequence.
gttgttgttgagtACCTACACAGGAATGGCTCCAAACATTGCAAGAATCATCTTGGGACTGATAGGCCAAAGCAATTAAACTTTTCATTTGAAGCACTCCCTCATACTACTTTAAAAGATGGACAATGATCAAGGTCTTCAAACATGCAAAAAATCAAAGCAGAGGCAAAACTACCCAGAATGAAAGCAGCCATCACAATTCATCCAAGAAAAACCCATACAAGCCACAATAAAAGATATCAGTTAGCAATTATCTGAAAAATGGACTGGCCATTCTGGGGATATGTTCAATCATATTGGGAATTTCACCTCCATATCAAGCAACATTTAATTCTGataattttaaatatgttaacaCAATGCCAGAGATGTATACAGTTAGTCTTTAAAAATTATGTCTATATTTATAAACTACAAAATAAGTCCTTTAATTACTCTATATTATAAACACATCTGCACTGAATTAAAATAACGTTTAGTTTTAAATACAACCGTAACCTGGGAAGTGTTGATCAGCCACTGTTTATTAATTATGCTGCATGACTGGGAGATGACACCTGTTAGTGTGGAAAATGAGATATCTTCAAGATGCTGTCAAAACAGGCCAGTTAGCTTCTCTCTTCTCACACTCTTCTCACACTTAATTAACAAGACATATGAAAGCtcaaaagttgttttcttcctctgtgtgaaaaatttaaaaatgaaatccttAATTGCCCTACATCTGTCAGCAATAAAAACTTGGTACGTTTCGTGATTGTTTGTGTTATAATGTAAAATTATAGTTCTGGCAAAGAACAGGTTTCTTAAATAGAAACGattcaaaaagaaaaacacatgggaCTCTTAACTCTATCTCCATCTTATGGTAAGAAAAGGAACATTCATTCTGGGGAAAATCTTCTGCAAATAGGGTACATGTAGTCTTCCAAAATTAAACATAAAACTAAGCTAATGCATAGTTTCAGgaaagtagctgtgttggtctgcaatagaagagctagattcaagtccagtagcatcttagagaccaacaagaagtgCTTAAAAGTCAAAGCTCCAACTTGTTAGACAGGTCTCTTACAaaaggagttttgactctcaaaatctgcTATTCGAACAAAACCAATTTATAgtagaagagttcttatatgctgcttttctctacccaaacgaggctcaaagcagcttacaatcgccttccctttcctcttcccacaacagacagacaccctgtgaggaaagtaaGGCTGAGAGCACCTTGattacattatattttaaaaaggctcAGATACACAGGtctggtttttatattttattaaaataattcaaGTGTAACACGTAAGAGGTAATTAAAATAAAAGAGGGAAATCATGTCAGTGCAGAATTTAAAAAAGGGAACCAACTTACATAGGAAAACCATGGGAAGTTCTATGCCTTTTACTGATCAAGACTGGTAATACATACTTCTGGTAATTTTTCTATATGGAAGGATTTGTACTTCATCGTGATTTAGAACAGTATTCCAAGTAATAACAACTAGACTGAGGGTAGAAGTCTTGTGTCTGGTGCTTTTGGGTGGTGTTAGCTGTGGACAGTAAAGCCATGGGCATGGGGCCCAAGGTCTGTACTTATATGGTCTGTATTTTCTGCTTAACAGAACAAAAAGGATAACAGCTTTGTCTCTTCATCCAGAAAACAAATGGGAGAGAAAAAATAGTGCAGGGTTTCCCATTCTTTTAGCCATATATAGTACCAGGAATTGTTTTGGTGAAGAAGATGGAATGTACCATATATACTTTTTCCTAAGAACTGCTGCTGAAACTGATATTTGCAGTTCATTCTCCCCTTAAATTCAAATATGTCTTTTTTTCTCTTAATATACAAAAAAGAGAAATTAACAAGAAAAAAGGAGACAGGAACAACTTTATTACTAAACATAATTTTACAAGGTTTCTGAAACTTCTAGTATTCTTTTTACAGCACGGACATGTTTCCCATTGCAAATTCTCTATATTAAGCAGTTGTTAACAATAACATGTGAGTATTCCCCGTTATATTATTAAAAAATACCAAAAGTTTATAAACAATTGAAACATGAAAATTTACAACACTCCCCCTGATATTCTCTGaaagataaatattttttttaaaagagtttttgTAAGATGCACAACTTCCACTTAAATATTTATAGAAGCCCTCACAAAATGAATCTTACAAAGTTTTTAAAATCCCTATTTTTATCACTTGTCATCGCTAATACATGATTTCAGATAACAAAAAAATAGCAACTTCCTTCTAAAGAAAGattaatttcatttttgaaaaagtTAGTGACCACACAAGCAGTCACACATTTCTCATATATGGAGGTTAAAAATTCTTATGATGTGTATTACTAATACAAAGATACCATCTGAAAAGTAAGTCACTGCATACATATCAACCAAGGAATGAAGAAGTACAGTTTCAAATTAGCCGCGACTCTTCTTCAAAATTTTCTGCAAAAAAGAAAGCACAACCTTCAGGCACATCATACATTGGTTTACTTCAATTGTTGAGACTCAAGacacaacaattttttaaaaattaataaaactatATGACTATGCAATAAAACTCATTACAAATTctggaaaacaatgcaataaaaacagaacagtacatgcaaaaaacaaaatactCATGATAAGAATTTCCCCCATGAATATTAAAGCTACAACCTTATTCCCCTTTACAAAAATATCCCGTTAAACTGTACTATTAAATTCTTAAATAAAAGTGCAAGAGACTTCCTAACCACAACAGGCAGGCTGTTCCTCCAAGTAGGAGGCCAAACAGAACGTAGTCCTCCACACAGAAGTAGATTATTTAACAGAAGCCGCTTAAAGCCAGCAGCCAAAAGCTACGAACTCTTTTTCTACATGCTTCAAAATCAACATTACTAATAGTGATCTTGAATGTAAAACAACTTAATTGCATTTTGTGCCTTCCCTTCTTTCTAGATAAAAACTCACTTTATTATTTAAAGTAGTGATCATAAAACTTTACATAGGACCAGGATCCAAAGAACCATGCAGCTAATTCTGCATATCCAACCAACCTTTGGGTTTATACTTCTTTAATAGCAACTTTTGAAACTGAGGAgactttcaaaagcagtttgtgaCACTGTATGTGGATCTATCACTTAGTCTCACCGAATATATCCTAGCCACAGGAAATGCTAACTTTTTGCATCATGTCCAAAAGACTGTGTAACTGCATATGGGTTGAGAACAGGAGTCTGTGGAATCACCCCCTGCTCTCTCACATCCAGGCTCATGACAATACAGGTaatgtgcacagaaaaaaaattcaaGCTACTTCAGATTTGAGCTGAGCTGATTCAGGTTGAATTAGAAACAGTCTAAAGCACACTTGCTTAGCCCAaattcagccaaatcaatttggctccTGTGCAATCAGGGAGGGAGATGCAAGCTTTGTAGGAAGATTGCAGAGGGAAAGAGCACAAAACAGCTGATCTTTGcaggtcagctgtttggtgtgccctttaaatgcctcccgctgctttctcaggcagtggaaATAGCTGCctgaaaaaggaggggggaaatttaaagGGTGCACCAAGCAGGGGTTGGGGAGAGCAGGAGTGGGATGCACCATGCTCCCACTCTCCCCAAGCCTTTGGCTGCTGGCAGACAGTGGGAATTGGGGAGAGCAGGTGGACATGTCCACATGTCCACTCCATCCCTGCTATCCCTAAACCTTCAGGCACCCCTTTAAGATTTAAAGGGTCCAGTCTCCAAAGTGTTGAAATGCAGCCAAATCAAGATTTGGCAGTTTGAACAAGGCTGCTTCATAAAGTTTAGGGAAATGATTATTCATACTGGATTCGGTagaaaagtatccaaatcaacactgatttgggtactttttgaacTATCTGATGCAAATCACACATGCATAATTACAAGTACAAGGCAGTGTATGTAGAGGTGAAGTTAAACTGAGGTTATTGGTCTCACCTCTCAACCATGACTCTGCCTCTTATGGATCTGGCTCCTGGTAACTACTGTGACAACATGCATATATTCAAAAGTATTCCTAAGCAAATGATATGCGTTAGCATGCACAGAATGGGGACGAAACATGCTAGCTTGGCTTTGGGTTATGACTGTACTAGACTCCTCTGATCACCTCACATAGTatacctcactggcagtcttcaagcaaaggttggatgcacacttttcttggatgctttaggatgcttagggctgatcctgcgttgagtagggggttggactagatggcctgtatggcccttccaactctttgattctatgattctatgattctatactgttTCATGTATATGCAAAGTGTAAACATGTAGGCTCCATCAAACTGAGTGTACAGTGACTCTGATTCTATTAGTGAACATCTGAATTATTttttataaaactttaaaaagtttCTAGATCTATGAAAGGAAAATGCATAAGTGGAACAGGAGCTTGCCTATAATATGATACCTGTTTAATGTTCTTTGCTGGTTTTATATTGGTGTTCTACACTGTTATTCTAGTGTAATAATTTGTTTGGTTAAATAATAAAATCTGACTATTTAAGTTGTGTGAGTGCCTATACATTAGCACATTTATGATACTGTTATAAAAAGAACAGCAAAGCTTGATTTTCTAAAATTAAATTACCTAGTAGCAcaattaatgttttatttgtaAAGTAAAATGTAGTAAAGTTAATGGTACAAAAAGACTCATTATAAACACTTGACATTTAATAGAAATATGTCCACATTTCAGTATTGCTAAACTACCCAGTGAGGAATTTCTGCTTACAACAGTTATTACCTTTGCTGAAGTCAGAACATGTTCATATTTAATTGTTTTGCTCTTGTCTGCGATAGCCTTGGTTCGGGTTTCTTCAGCTAATCGATGTAGAAACAATAAGAAGTTCAAATGCACCTTTAAAGAAGCAGAGATCCTAACATTATTACAAAAGTAAAGGATGCTTTCCAACAGTATTACAAAAGTAAAGAATGCTACCAACAAATGGCTTAAAAGCTGCTGcatatgatttatttttaaaaaccctctgaaCCAATGATGATAAATTCTTGCACCAATGCTTAATTTGTATATTAAATACACTATATACACCAAGTCAACTAAGACCCATCTATGGGTACTTAAATCCACACATCAGGGTTACATTGACAGGAGGAAGATTTTTCTCCAaactaacagcccccccccccaattcaaaagAGAGATCCGTGGTCTGTGCCTTTGCAGAACTGTCATTGACACTGTCTCCCTCACCACTGCTGACACTTATTAGCAGCACCTCTGTGAGCTGGGAAGTTGGTGGAAAaactgcaggtgggggaggagaaacaAGACCCATGGGTGGAGTTGCTGCCACCATTGCCAGTTCCACCATCAAtgtctcttcagcagcagtgctgTGGGTTACCATATTCAGACTGGAAcactaaggacactttcctggaagaAAGCTCCACTGAATAACATGAGCCTGAAAAAAAGAGTTGGTCTTGAAAGTGATGCAGTGTTTAGCAGAAACTAGCATGCATTTATCAACAGCAAATCCTGTCAGATTAATACTAcggccttttaaaaattatttgcctAGTGGATAAGGGAATGCTGTGATTATAATATATGTATCTTTCAAAATACCTTGTTGACACTGAACTTCCCCATGATAATTTAGGTTAGTAAGCTGTTTAAATGCAAAGTGATTTCAGGTTGTACACACAGAGGTATACTGTCCAGGTAATAAGGGGGAAAAGTTTCACAGTACTCTGAGCTAGTCAGATTTCATTTGAAGCACTGTTAAGTTCTGAATGCTGCTCTATAAGATGTAGACAGAGAAGGGCAAAAAAGATGGTTGGAGGTACAAAACTTAGCCCCTATACTAAGGAGTAGACCTAAAAGGCCTGTTGCCACTCTGCCCTTATGTAACATCTTCCAAGCATCCATAGTCATCAGGAACAACGTTGCCATGTTCTTGTTTGATTAATATTCTGAGTAATTTGAAGTAAATGGTTATATTTAGCTTGTGTATGTGTAACCTCAAGAAGACTGAGAGGAACCACAGAACTTACAGACAGGTATATGAAAAGTGTGGCTGTCACATGGAAAAGGGCAAAGACTTGTTTTCTGTCACTTCAGTGAACAAGACTAGATCTAATAAGTTGATACCAGCAGGGCCGGTACCAGCCTTCGTTGAGCCTTAGGCAAGGCTAAGGACTCATAACCTTGACCAGGCAGATTCTCCAGTAATAGTCCCATTTGCTCAAGCTGTCTAAGGAATTTCTGAACAAAGGCACCTCTAGTCTGCTTTAGCAGAACAAATCCTAAGAAGTGTTCTTTTATTATAACCTCAGGCTCAAACATCTCATTATCTGACGGATGACATCAACATAACATGCAATCATTGTCATTTGTTCAACTGACTAACATCAGGTGTAAAGTACAGAACAACTGAGTAGTAATTGGCTGAGTATTCACATGCTAAAATTTTCAGATTTATAGCACCTACTAGCTAGAAACTGTGTACTTTGAATAAGCAGTGAATCATTGTTCCTTCAACTTTAACTCTGCATGAATGTTCATTCATGACCGGATCAAAAAGAGCTAAATTATTCCTTTCTTTATGGGCAAAGAAGGCAAGGCTGAATCAAGCCTCCtctctagattgggggggggggggggggaggagttccaAGTAAACATTACTCAAACAGTTCAAAATTTCAGACTAGAATAGATGGGCTGCCCTGATGGGGGTTTGCTGCTATGTCTGGGCTCTCAGCTTGCCTTTCATAGTCTGGCTGAAGAGCTTTGTCTCTTATTACTGGCAGTCATAAAGTCTATATTTATTCACCACATTACTACAAAACTGGGCAATGCAATACTCGGAAGCCTTGAAATATTTAGGTTATATATAATGTATCCTAGCTCTTTGAACTCCCTCCTCAAGAAGATAGGAGACAAATAAAATGATCCTTTTCAGGAAGTTGCTTAAGTTATTGGAGTAGCTGATTTTTATATTACCTGCTTGCTTCTATCAATGAAgttgcttttgatttttaattctgttatttactgtatttaaatTTTCAAGATACTGATTGTGCTACTTTAAGCTAAGCAACAAGTGGGGTAAAAGGAGAAAACAATCAAAAAGTGTTTCCTTTGTATCATGCTTCACTAAAGAGATTCAATATACTAGAAACACTGGCAATAAGAACTGCACAGCTACAGAAGAACAAACAgatgcattggtcagaccccaccttgagtactgtgtgcagttctggagtcctcacttcaaaaattatgtggacaaaattgagagggtgcagaggagagcaacgagaatgatctggggcctggggaaccaaGCCcgagtgacttgggaatgttctgcctggaaaagaggagactgagaagggacatgattgctgtctttaagtatttgaatagcgatccccaacctgtgggccgcggaccacatgtggttcttcgactaattggaggtgggccccgaaggacgccttctcgcccccccccccggccctttacaacacacttcgggtgtcattgtctcccatcactcccagatgggactatctcgttgcagagaaacaagctcagggttcccattgatttgtcattgtcatgagttaaaatttccatgaaaataaaatgttccttatattcattgttgtggcgtgtctgtatcttattttgaagggatgtttaa
It contains:
- the CENPW gene encoding centromere protein W isoform X2 produces the protein MKRTVPRRVLKGLVRRHKPHLRMTANIDLLVHLNFLLFLHRLAEETRTKAIADKSKTIKYEHVLTSAKKILKKSRG
- the CENPW gene encoding centromere protein W isoform X1, coding for MIVIVLCTHDGDSSLYSWLLDTSDVETFPFGMDCLLLLIRERKKVHLNFLLFLHRLAEETRTKAIADKSKTIKYEHVLTSAKKILKKSRG